One Cicer arietinum cultivar CDC Frontier isolate Library 1 chromosome 8, Cicar.CDCFrontier_v2.0, whole genome shotgun sequence DNA segment encodes these proteins:
- the LOC101511734 gene encoding uncharacterized protein, translated as MDFFLRGMNGDGSDCPFDVRDIQRCPFLRNIDEPTKFSFSSSKVSIPVRAAKGPIFEDGPGFDMAFKLFHGKDGVVPLSERSDFHNGRKEVDSMPVFNPLAGRAATISLSSFGLGGPFNFGDFSEKWKKQKNSESSNKKEHSSQKGDMSKHEALGNEWLTKGNCPIAKSYRAVSSVLPLVATALKPPTAMNFKCPPAVVAARAALARTSFVKNLRPQPLPAKVLVIAAMGMALNVPLGMWKEHTKKFSLSWFAAVHAAVPFIAMLRKSVLMPKSAMALTIAASILGQVIGSRAERIRMKAIAEMGKVTVTTETTSSMTMCNPKQLHDIRTGRCGAEGMVLSSIPVKDAGTSSTANTCY; from the exons CCCTTTGATGTGAGAGACATCCAAAGGTGCCCATTTTTGAGAAATATTGATGAACCTACAAAATTCTCTTTCTCTTCGTCAAAAGTCTCCATTCCT GTGCGTGCAGCCAAGGGTCCTATATTTGAAGATGGTCCTGGTTTTGATATGGCTTTTAAGTTGTTTCACGGGAAAGATGGCGTCGTTCCTCTCTCTGAGAGATCTGACTTTCACAATGGCAGAAAGGAAGTTGATTCTATGCCTGTTTTTAACCCTTTGGCTGGAAGAGCTGCTACCATTAGTCTATCATCCTTTGGACTAGGTGGCCCGTTTAATTTTGGGGATTTTTCTGAGAAATGGAAGAAACAGAAGAATTCTGAATCGTCAAACAAAAAGGAGCATTCATCTCAG AAAGGAGATATGTCAAAGCACGAAGCACTTGGAAATGAATGGTTGACAAAGGGAAATTGCCCAATTGCCAAGTCTTATAGAGCTGTAAGCAGTGTTCTCCCCCTTGTTGCGACAGCTTTGAAGCCACCAACTGCCATGAACTTCAAATGCCCACCGGCAGTTGTTGCTGCAAGGGCCGCCCTTGCCCGTACATCCTTTGTTAAAAACTTGCGCCCTCAGCCTCTTCCTGCAAAAGTGCTTGTTATTGCAGCAATGGGAATGGCTCTCAATGTGCCCTTGGGTATGTGGAAGGAGCATACCAAGAAATTCTCATTGTCTTGGTTCGCAGCTGTGCATGCCGCTGTTCCCTTTATAGCCATGCTTCGGAAGTCAGTACTGATGCCTAAATCAGCAATGGCATTGACCATTGCAGCTTCTATCCTCGGGCAGGTTATAGGCTCAAGAGCGGAGCGCATCCGGATGAAAGCAATAGCTGAGATGGGAAAAGTGACAGTGACAACAGAAACCACAAGCAGCATGACAATGTGTAACCCCAAGCAACTTCATGACATTAGGACTGGTCGCTGTGGTGCAGAAGGAATGGTTCTCAGCTCAATCCCCGTTAAGGATGCTGGTACGAGTTCAACTGCCAACACATGTTATTGA